Below is a genomic region from Nitrospinaceae bacterium.
CGCGACTGATCTTATAATCCTGAAGAACCCTTGCGGAATATTCGTGGTCACTTTCCTCCCTTCCCCCTTCTTCAATCCAGGCCTTGTGAGTGAGATATCGGCCCACGACTTGGTTTTCAGCGTCCGTCATCACTTCACGACTGCGATGCCCCGCGGAAACAATGCTCCAAATCCCGCTATCGACCATCCGCCGCAATCGATCCCAGTAAAGAAAAAAGGTCTCCCGCTGATCGATCGCATCGGTGATCAGAGCAACCGTCGCAGGCCATTTAATTTCTCGAAGAACAGGATCAACCACCGAAAAGGTCTCCAGGTATCCATTGGCAAAAATCAGCAGAAGCGATTTCTCCGGCAACTTGCCATCTTTGTAATAAAAGTTAAAAACATCATTTACGGAAACCGCTTCAAATCCACTCTGAGCGAGGGCCGTTAGCTGATGACGCAACTGCTCCTGATGAACAGGGTCTTCGTTTTCCCCCCAAACCACCCGGTCAAATTCCAGAACCGTTAAAGTTGCCTGACTGGACACGGGTCCCTTCCAGGAGCGGAGTTCAACAGGATCGACTTCCCTAATGCTTTCCGTTGCCCAAAAGAAAATCAGCGCAAACAGAATCAGAGCGCCCCACGCAAATTTATCTCTTTTAAAAGTTTTAGAAGCATAGGCCGTTTTTTGATCGCTCATGATTTATCGCGTCCCCCAATGGTTTTGCCGAACGGTAAATAAGGCGTAATAAGTTTGCCAGACCAGAACCAGCATGTAGAAAAACGAAAACGATATTCCGTAGACCCACAAACGGGTGCGAAAAAAAGCCAGGTAAACCAGACTGTAAAGGCCCGCCATTAAAACGGCCCCATAGATATAGAGATAGGAAAACGGCCAGAACCCCAAAAGCGGAAGGACAACGGCATTCAACACAATGAAGGGAGCGATGACCGGAAACAACACCCCCGAATAATAGAAAAAAGCCGCCACGGGATGCCGCTTCCACATGAAGAAGCAAGCCAGAAAACTTTCCCGAATCCAGGATTTTTTCCAGCGAAGCTGTTGCCGAAAAAATATTCCATATTTTTCCGGAACGATCGTGGTGCACACCGCCTCGGCATGGTAGATCACCCGGTATTTTCTGAGCATGAAATTGGTCAAACTGCGGTCATCCCCAAAGGTGGCTTGAATGCCAAGAAACTTCTGATTCAGCCACACATCGAGGATGTCCATCACGTATTTGCGCCTGTAAGCGGCGAAACATCCCGAACAACAGGACACAGTTGAAAAAAGCGATTCCGCCGCTTTGATCACCCGGAAAGCGACAAAATACCGGACATCCTGCATCTTGGTCAGGGCATTGACTTTTGCATTGGCCACATTGGCGTGCCCGCACACGGCACCGACATCGCTGTCATAAAACCCCTGCACAATTTTGTACAGGCCGTCTGGCCGGATGAAGCTGTCCGAATCGATGTATACAAGAATCTCACCCTTCGCCATGCGGGCTCCGATGGCCATGCCATGCCGTTTTCCCCGGTTCTCTTCAAAATTCACCACCCTTAACGAGGAATGATCCTCAGCCGACCGTTGCATTTCCTTTAAAGTACCGTCGGTGGACCCGTCATTCACTGCGATCACTTCAAAACGGTCCTTGGGGTAATCCGACCGGTACACGCAGTCAATCGTACGGCGGATAGAGTCTTCTTCATTTTTACAGGCGATCACCACGGTGACCGTAGGAAAGTGATCTCTGTCTTCAGGCGGTTTGTAAAATGCGGAAAATAAAAATCTGGAAAGGATGTAGATGGAGATAATTATGCTGTAGGCATTGAAAACGGGTTGATACCAAAAATAAAAAACATTAAACCATTTCAAATACAAAACATTAAGAGTGCCTAGAACAAGAAGGAGAGTCACCAGCTTGGGAAGAAACTTAAAAAACCGGTATTTTAAAATTCCCTTTTTATCGTTGGCAAACTCAAGTCCGTAGGTGTACTTTGGCGTAGCAGACTCTTTTCCCGATTCCTGATTTTCAACGGTTTCCCAAACCACTTTAGCCTTGTCATTCCAGGCGGATTGAAGAAGCGAGCCGGAACCATTTTTCTTAACGGAGTCGTCATAGGTAAGGGGGTGAATCCATGCCCCCTTTTTAAGCGGATGCGGCGTGGAAATTCGGGCTCCCCCAAAACCAATATCAAGCAAATCGGCTCGCAGTTTTGTTTCTTTGCAAAACGGCTTGAGATCGGAAAAAAAGAAACCCGCCTTTAAAGGCTTGCGTCTGAAATTCCTCTCTTCCTGTTTGCGGCGCGAAGCCCAGGGAAAATCTCCCTTTTTTTGCGGCATCAAATCCTCGTGAGCGAATTGATCGAACCACCAATTGAATTTTTTGATGTGGTTTCTTACGAGGAAGCGTTACGCAATATCCGTTCCAAAATGAACTTTTATCGGAACAAGATAAAAAATCTAAAAAACTTTAAAGAGCCAGGAAATTTTATCTAAGGGTTTTATAGCGTTCCCATAAAAAGTGGAATTCTCGAACGTCAAAATTTTCCAATACATGTGAACCTTTGACGCAGGCTGGGATTTTCATGACAAGAGAAATCTTTGCGGCAGGCAACGGACCGTTTGTTTGCAATGAATCTCAAAACGTCTTCATACTTTGTTGCTGAAGGGATGAGTTAATATGCGGTGGGAGATTAAAAACCTATCGCCTGCTCTTTTGCGGCTTCCATTCTGCCGCCCATTTCTGCGCCTCTGAAATTTGCTTGGGCGTCATGTGCTCTTCGGCCAAGCCCCTGTAACGAACAGCGTCTTTGTAGCCCGTAACCCCCGCGAGGTTGAACCACATATGGGCCTGGACATAGTCCTGAGCGGCTCCCTGTCCCTTAAGATAACTCCATCCAAGATTGAATTGGGCTTGAGGCAACCCCTGTTCCGCCGCCCGCCGGTACCATTTCAGAGCTTCGCTATAATCCTGAGGAACCCCTCGTCCATTGTCGTACATCCACCCGAGGCGCAGTTGAGCGTCAGCCTCGCCCTGAGCCGCGGCCATTCCATACCACTTGAAAGCCTTTTTATAATCCTTTGAAACCCCCCGTCCGTTGCGGTACATGCACCCAAGGTTTGCCTGAGCCCGTCCCAGCCCCTGGTTCGCCGCCAGCCGGTACCATTTCAATGCTTCCCTGAAATCCTGCGAAACACCAAGGCCCTTGCGGTACATCCAACCCAGATTAAATTGAGCTTCCACCTGCCCCTGTTCTGCCGCCAGCCGGTACCACTTGAGAGCTTCTCCGTAATCTTGTGAAACCCCAAGTCCATTCCGGTACATCCAGCCCAGGTTGGATTGAGCTTCGGCCAAACCCTGTTCCGCTGCCAACCGGTACCACTTCAGAGCTTTCTCAAAATCCTGAACAGCTCCCTGTCCACTGGAAAAAATCAGCCCCAGGTTAAATTGGGCCAGGGCTTTTCCCTGTTCGGCCAGAGCCTTAAACTTTTCAATTGCAGTTTGAAAATCTCCCTGGACGTAAGCTTTAACGCCCATTTGGAAATCCGCTTCAGCATTGACATTGGCAAGTTTCGCCACGCCCTGGAGGGAAGTTTTAGGGTCTTTATTGAAATGGGTTGCTAAACCAATTTGGAAGTCGGCCTCTTCATCTGCAAAGGTCACTATTGGGGTTAAAAGGAAAAGGAAGACCAGCGCTTTACAAATACTATTTTTAACTAAAGGGGGGGATGGGGAAATACCGGTGACGTCGAAACCGATATCCGGCGGGTTTTGCGATAAGCCCCTCTCTGCCCATATAAAACAAGAGGGACGAAAAATATCTCCCCTGTTTTGAAACATCCAGACCTCTTGAAAGAAAACAACAGATTGAATGCCATAACTATTTTATATTGAAGCAATTTTTATTCCAAATGAATCAGATCACCGCACAGAGAGGTTCTTAAACCAGAAGAGACGAAAAGCAAAAGCGCAAATCCCTTAAGCCTTTTTGAAATCGGAGTTTTCTGAAGTCGAATAAAGAGGATGTTTTAGAAACTTTGAAAGATGTGCTTCAATCAAAAAAAAATTGCCAAAAGGCAGGCCGGAAATACGTCAAAAATACAGGGCAGGAAAGAAATTTTGACACTTTGCTAAAGCAGGTTCATTTCAATCGACTGTGCGCCAATCTCAAGACGTCTTCATACACTTTTTTAATCGGGAGTTTTTCCCTGCGGGCGATTTTTTTACAGTCTTCGTACTCAGGAGAAAATTTAAGGATTTCGCCGTCGAGCGATCCTACTTTCACTTTCACCGGACCATAGGGGGTTTTCAAAGTTTGAATCTCACGGTCCAGGGTGGTTCGGTTCACCTCAAAATAGCGCACGCCAAAGGTAGACGTTTCCGATAGGATGGTTTTCGCAATGCGTTCCCTTTTCTCAGGCGAAACCAGGACAGAAAGTTTCACCGCCGGACGGTTCTTTTTCATGCTGACCGGAGTGAAAGTGACATCCACCGCCCCGGCTTTAAACAGCCTGTCCATGACGTGGTCATAAAACTCCGGGTTCATGTCGTCGATATGGGTTTCCACCATCATCATGGATTCCTCCTCCCCTGCCCCGTCCATCTCACCTAGAATGATCCTGAGCATGTTCGGCGAATTTTCGATGACGTGATCCCCTGCGCCGTAGCCGGTTTTTTGTATTTTTATTTTGGGAAGCGTTTGAAAATTTTCCGCAAAGAAGCCGATCATAGCGGCGCCCGTGGGGGTGGTCAGCTCCTTATCCACTCCTGTTGAAAAACAAGGGATGCCTTCCAGAAGATTCAGGGTCGCGGGTGCAGGCACCGGCAGGGTTCCATGTTCGCATTCGACAAATCCCGCGCCCACATTGAGCGGCGAGGAATAAACCCGATCCACGTTTAAAAGTTCCATTCCCAGAGCCCCGCCAACGACATCGACGATGGAGTCCACCGCCCCGACTTCATGAAAATGGACTTTTTCGATGCTCGTATGATGGACTTTGGCTTCGGCTTTGGCGATGCGATGGAATACTTCGATGGCGTTGGATTTGACCTGTGCGGACAAATCCGATTTTTGAATGAGGTTTTTTATCGTTGAAAAATGTCTTCCGTGAGTGCGCTTGACGGGTTTGATCACCACGTCGACCTTGGTGCCGCAGATGAGGCCGCGCTTGACGGTTCGGGACTTTATTTCGTATCCCTTCGACAAACCCAGTGTTTTCAGCCCCTGGCGGATTTTTTTCAAATCCACTCCCAGATCCACCAGAGCGCCCAGGATCATGTCGCCGCTGATGCCGGAGTGGCAGTCGAAATAGGCGGTGCGCAAAGGGGGCATGTTACTTGAAAGAATCTTTAAACAAGGTCTGGATGGCTTTCTTGCCGTTATCGCTCAAAAAGCGGGTGCCCGTTCCAGCAAAATGTTTTCGGGTGATCTTAACCTCTGTTTCCGCGTTCCAGTGATCCCCTGCCCACTTGAACCAGCCGTTTTTCTCCTGGTCAAACGCATGCAGGGGTTTGTTGCATATCTTGGCGAATTCCGCGCCCCAGCCGGTTCCCCCTTTGACCGTATTGTCGTCCAGTATTTTTCCAACCACAAACACTTCTTCCGCATGATTGATCTGATGCCAGATGCTTTGCAAAACCTTGCGGAACAGGGGACCGGAACTGTAAGTCCGGTTCATTAATTTAGAAACATAGGTGAGGCTGACATCGCCGGTCAAAAGCTCCTCAGAGGTCAAAAACCGGATGCCCCGTTGCCTTTGGGTCTTATGCCCCTCGAACGTAAAGTTCACCTCCTCCACACCGGCAGCTTCCGCCTGGCATCCAAACTCAGCCTCCGCACCATTGACGCCGCCGCTGAATAAAATGCAATCCTGGCTTTTCATCTAAAGGGGATCCTTCTCAAAAGGGTTAAAGAAGTAAATAAAGCGCATGCAATAAATTGACAACAACTTAGTTAAAAACCCTGGGAGTTGCAAGAAAATACGGCAGGAAAACAAGCGGGAGGGTGAATCATGACCCAGCGGAGGAACAACCGGTGGGTCATTTTGCTACAGAACCATTGTTTTTTATCTTGCTGAAAAAGCGGCTCAAAATACCGCGTTTCTTGACCTTTTTGGCATGGGTGGCGACCAGATCTTCCATCGGTGTGGATTTTTCCCGGTGCTCATCAAGGAACAGATCAATGAGAATATGACAGGAATGGCACCCTCCACCCGCGTCACAGGCTTTGGTCACTTGCTCAATAGTTGTAAGGTTTCTGGATTCGATGCAGGAGCGAATGGTTGCTTCACTCACCTGATAACACTTGCAGATGATTTCATCGTTCTCGACGGCGGTAGGCTCCATGGTGCAAACAATCCGGACTGACAATTATTGACTTAAGGAAATTGATAATTATTATCAATATTATAATAAAAGACAACCCGTTTGTCTATCCTTTTCAGGGTGAGGAGAAAGCCATTTGTTATCAGAAAGTTTAAACAATTCTGGATATACGGTTCAATCCCGTCTGTTTCAACCCAGGACCTGGGGTTTTGCAAAAGATTTAAGCCCGTTAAATTTATCGCTTTGTTTTTCCGGCAAAGTGATACTAAATTTTGAGCCTTTGCCCGCCTCACTGGTAACGTTGATGTTCCCGCCGTGACGACTGATTATATTTTCGCAAATGGCAAGCCCGATTCCGGTTCCCTCGAAGGTCGTTTTCTCATGCAAACGCTGGAAGGGTTTAAAAATCCGTCGCGCGTATTTTTCATCAAATCCGATTCCGTTATCCTCGACGGTGATTTTCCATTCCCCCGAATTTTCATCAAAAGAACTTTTGATTTGGACCACCGGGGAAACGCCATCCCGGTGATACTTGAGGGC
It encodes:
- a CDS encoding UPF0272 protein, which produces MPPLRTAYFDCHSGISGDMILGALVDLGVDLKKIRQGLKTLGLSKGYEIKSRTVKRGLICGTKVDVVIKPVKRTHGRHFSTIKNLIQKSDLSAQVKSNAIEVFHRIAKAEAKVHHTSIEKVHFHEVGAVDSIVDVVGGALGMELLNVDRVYSSPLNVGAGFVECEHGTLPVPAPATLNLLEGIPCFSTGVDKELTTPTGAAMIGFFAENFQTLPKIKIQKTGYGAGDHVIENSPNMLRIILGEMDGAGEEESMMMVETHIDDMNPEFYDHVMDRLFKAGAVDVTFTPVSMKKNRPAVKLSVLVSPEKRERIAKTILSETSTFGVRYFEVNRTTLDREIQTLKTPYGPVKVKVGSLDGEILKFSPEYEDCKKIARREKLPIKKVYEDVLRLAHSRLK